Genomic window (Spirosoma sp. KCTC 42546):
TAAAGCGTTCCTACTGATTTACTCATTCGCTTTTCAGGAAACCTATCATGGATAAAGACTTACAAGGAAAGACCGCTCTGGTAACCGGAGCCGCTTCCGGTATTGGCAAGGCTGTAGCTCTGCTGTATGGACAACACGGAGCCAACGTCATGGTGTCGGATGTGGACGAAGCACAAGGCCAGCAAGTAGTTGAAGAGTTAAAAGCGGCTGGTGCAAATGCCCGGTTTTTTAAAGCCGATGTGGGCGATGCGGCCCAGTGCCAGCAACTGGTGAAGGAAACGGTCTCGGCCTTTGGCTCGCTCGACATTGCCTGTAATAATGCGGGAATCGGTGGGGAGTTGAATATGACCGCCGATTATAGCCTGGAAGGCTGGCAGCACATCATCAATGTAAATCTCAATAGTGTTTTCTTCTGTCTGAAATATGAACTGGAAGTGATGCTCAAACAGGGTGCCGGATCTATTGTCAATATGGCGTCCATATTGGGGCAGGTTGGAACCCCCGGTTCACCCGGCTATGTATCGGCAAAACACGGTATGGTTGGCTTAACGCAAACCGCAGCTATCGAATATGCCCCAATGGGGATTCGGATCAATGCCGTTGGACCGGGTTACATCGACACACCTTTATTGAATCTGCTATCGGCAGAGGTGAAGCAGCAATTGATTGGTCTGCACCCAATTGGCCGTTTGGGAAAAGCGGATGAAGTCGCCGAGCTGGTTATCTGGCTCAGCTCAGAGAAAGCATCGTTCGTTACCGGATCGTATTACCCCGTTGATGGCGGATACCTGGCCAAGTAAACCTACCTCATAGCTCGTTCGTCATGAAAACAATCGTTCTCGCTACTGATTTTACGCACAACGCCAACCGGGTGGCCCGATTCGCAGCTCAACTGGCTTTTGATCAGAAAGCTACCCTGATTTTAGTCCATGCCTTTCATGTTTGGCCTGATAATCCGGCTAAAACGGGCGACTTTCCACTCTCCGTAGAGGCAACCCGCGAAAGCAGCGAAAAGTCCTTACACCGACTGGCCGCTGACCTACATGATCTGGTAGGAATAGAAGTTCCTATCCGATGCATTGCGCAGGAAGGTCATACAATGGAGGCTATCCGGCATGTTACGAAGGCGGAAAACGCCGATCTGCTGGTCATGTCGACGGTGGGTACGGCTCCACAAAGTGCGCAGCTCATGGGGAGTATTGCTACGGGCATGGTTGCCGAAACGGAAGTGCCGCTGCTGCTTATTCCACCGCATAGTACGTATGCAGGCCTGAAAAATGTGGTGCTGGGCATTGATCTGGCAGCACCGCCGAATGCCGTATCCCTGGATAAAGCGCTGCATTTCGCCCGGTTGTTCGGAAGCATACTCAATGTATTGTGCATTACGGATAAACCCGATGATGCCGAAATGCACCATCAGGGAGAACATATCCGGCGCTTACTGAATCCACAGCCGCACACACTGACCATTGAGTCTGGTGAAGAGATTTACGATACCCTCCTGGAGTTTGCGCATACCAACAAAGCGGACCTGATTATGATGTTGCCGCAGATGCGGAACTGGTTCCAGAAACTGTTTTCGGAAGGTGAAACACAGCGACTGGCCCGTCTTACCGACATTCCTCTGCTGGCCGTTGTGTAGTTAACACGATACGCACCCTAAACCCCTTGCCTGCATAAGCAGCTATGAACAGACAACTGGGTCAGTTTTTTGGATTAACCTATGCAATCTCCTGGCTGATTTGGTCACCTTATTACCTGCCGCTGAATGTACCTGTCAATAAATTGCCGTACATTCACCTGCTGGGAAGTTTGGGGCCGATGCTGGCTGCATTCATACTCATTTATCGCAGGCAGGGGCTTTCGGGAATCCGGCAATTAAAAGGGCAGGCACCATCGCAAAGACAATTTGTACGTTGGTTGAGTGTTGGGTTTCTGGCACCAGTCGTGGTATTTGTGTTCATCATCGGATTTATCTGCATAACACAGTATCGTGTCCCCGATTTGCAGAGGTTGTTTTCATCGAAGGAATTTGCCTTTCTTTCGCCAGTGACTTTTATCCTTGCCAATATCTTTTTCTTTGGATTAGGCGAAGAAGCCGGTTGGCGAGGGTTTGCCTTGCCACGTTTGCAGGCAGGCTATTCGGCCTTTAACGCGAA
Coding sequences:
- a CDS encoding SDR family NAD(P)-dependent oxidoreductase, giving the protein MDKDLQGKTALVTGAASGIGKAVALLYGQHGANVMVSDVDEAQGQQVVEELKAAGANARFFKADVGDAAQCQQLVKETVSAFGSLDIACNNAGIGGELNMTADYSLEGWQHIINVNLNSVFFCLKYELEVMLKQGAGSIVNMASILGQVGTPGSPGYVSAKHGMVGLTQTAAIEYAPMGIRINAVGPGYIDTPLLNLLSAEVKQQLIGLHPIGRLGKADEVAELVIWLSSEKASFVTGSYYPVDGGYLAK
- a CDS encoding universal stress protein — translated: MKTIVLATDFTHNANRVARFAAQLAFDQKATLILVHAFHVWPDNPAKTGDFPLSVEATRESSEKSLHRLAADLHDLVGIEVPIRCIAQEGHTMEAIRHVTKAENADLLVMSTVGTAPQSAQLMGSIATGMVAETEVPLLLIPPHSTYAGLKNVVLGIDLAAPPNAVSLDKALHFARLFGSILNVLCITDKPDDAEMHHQGEHIRRLLNPQPHTLTIESGEEIYDTLLEFAHTNKADLIMMLPQMRNWFQKLFSEGETQRLARLTDIPLLAVV
- a CDS encoding CPBP family intramembrane glutamic endopeptidase, which codes for MNRQLGQFFGLTYAISWLIWSPYYLPLNVPVNKLPYIHLLGSLGPMLAAFILIYRRQGLSGIRQLKGQAPSQRQFVRWLSVGFLAPVVVFVFIIGFICITQYRVPDLQRLFSSKEFAFLSPVTFILANIFFFGLGEEAGWRGFALPRLQAGYSAFNANLISTFFWAIWHWPLFFNPLGGYIHMDVGGVTGWLFSLLTGGILFTWLFNSSRGNVLACALFHGMMDVVFTADLNMPELTTYTGILVTFWGLYVWFVYKPDNLSRSHKITVDPLSGASGDWSR